The Miltoncostaea marina DNA window CTCGCCGAGCTCGTCGACGTGGCCCGGCCCGCCTCCCTGCGGCGCGTGCAGGCGGCGTGCGAGCAGGGCGACGGCGAGGGCGGCCCGGAGGTCGGCGCCGCCCGCTGGGAGCAGTCGCGCATCGAGGCGCGCATCGCGCGCCTCGAGGACCAGCTCCGCGTGGCCCGCATCATCGACGCGGCCGATCTGGACGGCGACGCCGTGGCCCCCGGCCACCGCGTCGGCGTGCGGCGCGCCGACGGCACGGAGCGCGAGTACGTGCTCGTGAGCCCGATCGAGGCCGACCCGGCGCACGG harbors:
- the greA gene encoding transcription elongation factor GreA encodes the protein MATRQRPLEIVLTREGADLLRAELAELVDVARPASLRRVQAACEQGDGEGGPEVGAARWEQSRIEARIARLEDQLRVARIIDAADLDGDAVAPGHRVGVRRADGTEREYVLVSPIEADPAHGRLSVESPLGRALLGRVPGDEVRLPNSDAPVVVTAVGAP